The following proteins come from a genomic window of Sardina pilchardus chromosome 1, fSarPil1.1, whole genome shotgun sequence:
- the LOC134091311 gene encoding zinc finger protein 260-like yields MDLGLSLSFGCTVTEAQQADQLNVMVIENIKEEEYDHMIACQDDEEMLSDFHCKTETDVTESNDSDNETQQTIAEIEVKIEEEDDDEEKNDYLLQSISERPQQMIHGQNDELSGGLHHCTVCRESFTALRELEKHQQTHSVECRNEKQNSSDKTQHECVQCGKTVSSALSLKRHMLTHTGARPHKCVFCERAFSQSGTLKTHMLLHTGEKPHKCDQCGKLFSKLSHLNVHILSHTGEKPHKCVECGKTFLLVSHLKTHLRTHTGEKPHECLQCGKTFAQMSTLKNHLTTHSEERPHKCAQCGKGFSMISHLKSHMRIHTGEKPHECSQCGKAFSQSQQLKTHLRIHTGERPYKCDYCEKTFSTCLSRNSHILTHTGEKPYACIHCGKKFSQISGLKTHLVIHSVEKPHKCAQCERAFSQFQHLKIHMRTHTGEKPHKCVQCGKAFAHPSNLKAHMLTHTGERPHECVQCGKAFLVISHLKVHMMTHTGEAPHKCVQCGKAYAHISSLKVHMTTHTGEKPHECAQCGKAFKQVSNLKSHMLTHTGEKPHKCAQCGKAFARASHLKQHMLTHINASRTESFSILKPTC; encoded by the exons ATGGATCTCGGACTTTCGTTGAGTTTTGGCTGTACCGTCACGGAAGCGCAGCAGGCTGACCAACTGAACGTGATGGTGATAGAAAATATAAAAGAGGAGGAATATGACCATATGATTGCATGTCAGGATGATGAAGAAATGCTTTCAGATTTTcattgtaaaactgaaacagacGTCACAGAGTCCAACGATAGTGACAATGAAACGCAACAGACAATAGCGGAGATTGAAGTGAAGattgaagaagaagatgatgatgaagaaaaaaatgattaCCTGCTGCAAA GTATATCAGAACGTCCTCAACAGATGATCCATGGACAGAACGATGAACTCAGTGGAGGTCTCCACCACTGCACCGTCTGCAGGGAGAGTTTCACAGCCCTGAGAGAACTTGAGAAacaccagcaaacacactcTGTTGAATGCAGGAATGAAAAGCAGAACTCTAGCGACAAAACGCAGCACGAATGTGTCCAGTGCGGAAAAACGGTCTCAAGCGCGTTGTCTCTTAAAAGACATATGTTGACTCACACCGGGGCgaggcctcataaatgtgtcttCTGTGAAAGAGCCTTTTCGCAAAGTGGAACTCTTAAAACCCACATGTTGTTACACACGGgggagaagcctcataaatgtgaccAGTGCGGCAAATTATTCTCAAAATTGTCACATCTTAATGTTCATATTTTatctcacactggagagaagcctcataagtGCGTAGAGTGTGGGAAAACGTTTTTGCTAGTTTCACATCTTAAAACCCATCTGAGaactcacactggagagaagcctcatgaatgtCTCCAGTGTGGAAAAACTTTTGCACAAATGTCGACTCTTAAAAACCACCTCACAACTCATAGTGAAGAGAGacctcataaatgtgcccagtgtgggaAAGGATTTTCTATGATTTCACATCTTAAAAGCCACATGcgaatacacactggagagaagcctcatgaatgtagccagtgtggaaaagctttttcacAATCTCAACAACTTAAAACCCATTTGcgaatacacactggagagaggcctTATAAATGTGACTATTGTGAAAAAACATTTTCGACATGCTTGTCTCGCAACTCCCATATTTTaactcacactggagagaagccttatGCATGTATCCATTGTGGGAAAAAGTTCTCACAAATATCAGGTCTTAAAACCCATCTGGTAATTCACAGTgtagagaagcctcataaatgtgctcAGTGTGAAAGGGCTTTTTCACAGTTTCAGCATCTGAAAattcacatgcgcacacacaccggagagaagcctcataaatgtgtccagtgcggAAAAGCCTTTGCACACCCCTCAAATCTTAAAGCCCACATGCTAACTCACACCGGAGAGAGGCCTCatgaatgtgtccagtgtgggaAAGCGTTTCTTGTAATTTCACATCTTAAAGTCCACATGATGACACATACTGGAGAGgcgcctcataaatgtgtccagtgcggAAAAGCTTACGCACACATTTCATCACTTAAAGTTCACATGAcgacacacactggagagaagcctcatgaatgtgcccagtgtggaaaagcttttaaaCAGGTGTCAAATCTCAAAAgccacatgctaacacacactggagagaagcctcataaatgtgcccagtgtggaaaagcttttgctAGAGCCTCACACCTTAAACagcacatgcttacacacataaatgcatccAGGACGGAATCTTTTTCTATCTTAAAAcccacatgctaa